The Candidatus Eisenbacteria bacterium genome includes the window TCCATCTCTCGGTCGTGCTCGCGGTGGCGAAGCTCGGAGGATGGGCCGCGGCGCGAGTCGGACAGCCCGCGGTCCTCGGCGAGCTCCTCGCCGGCATCGTGATCGGCAATCTCGCCCTCCTTGGATTCGGCGGGCTCGCCGGAATTCGAGAGGACCCGGTCCTCGCCACGCTCGCGAGCCTCGGGGTGATCGTGCTCCTGTTCGAGGTCGGACTGGAGTCGACGGTGCGCCAGATGGTGCAGGTCGGCGCGTCCGCGACGCTCGTCGCCGTCCTCGGAGTGATCACGCCGTTCGCGCTCGGGTGGGGCGCGGGAGCGTGGCTCCTTCCCGACAAGCCCGCCTACGTGCACGCGTTTCTCGGCGCGGTGCTCACGGCCACGAGCGTCGGCATCACGGCCCGCGTGCTCCACGATCTCGGAGCCGTCCGGACTCGCGAGGCGAAGATCATCCTCGGCGCGGCCGTGATCGACGACGTGCTCGGACTCGTGATCCTGGCCGTCGTGAGCGGCGCGATCACCGCCGTCGATCAGGGCGGAGCCGGACTCTCGTTCGGGGACATCGCCTGGATCACCTTCAAGGCGCTCGGGTTCCTGATCGCGGCCATCCTGCTGGGCATCCTGCTCGCGCGGCGGTTGATCCGGCTCGCGGCGAAGATCCGGGTGCGCGGCATCCTGCTCTCGACCGGGCTCATCTTCTGTTTCCTGCTCTCGTATCTCGCCGCGCGAGCCGACCTGGCTCCCATCGTCGGCGCGTTCGCGGCGGGGCTCATCCTCGAGGGGCCGTACTTCTCCCCCTTCGAGGAGAGCCGCGAGAACAGCATCGAGTCCCTGCTCCACCCGATCTCGACCTTTCTCGTCCCGATCTTCTTCGTGCTGACGGGTGCCCGGGTGGAGCTCCAGACCTTCGCGGATCCGGGGATCCTCGCGCTGGCGGCGACGCTCACGGTGGCGGCATGGATCGGGAAGCAGGCGTGCTCTCTCGGCGTGCTCCAGCGGGGCGTGGACCGCCTGACGGTCGGGATCGGGATGGTGCCGCGGGGCGAGGTGGGGCTCATCTTCGCGAACGTCGGCGCGACGCTGACGGTCGCGGGAGAGCGGGTCATCACGCCGGCCACGTACGCCGCCGTCGTGATCATGGTCATCCTCACAACGCTCGTGACGCCGCCGCTCCTCCAGTGGAGCATCCGGCGGCGCGAGCGGCCGGACTAGGCCGGGGCGGGGCCGGCCCCGTCCCGGGGCCGAAGCGCCTCGCGAACCCTGGATCGAAGCGGACGGCCCAGCACCGAGGCCAGATGATTGGAAGCCGCCGCGACGCGATCGAGATCGATTCCCGTGGTGGCGCCGGACCGCTCGAGCGCCCACACCAGATCTTCCGTGGCCACGTTCCCCGCCGCTCCGGGCGCGTAGGGACAGCCTCCCAC containing:
- a CDS encoding cation:proton antiporter — protein: MGTNRVPVLWIVAGAVALGALLPRPSWAAAAADPVVPLLLHLSVVLAVAKLGGWAAARVGQPAVLGELLAGIVIGNLALLGFGGLAGIREDPVLATLASLGVIVLLFEVGLESTVRQMVQVGASATLVAVLGVITPFALGWGAGAWLLPDKPAYVHAFLGAVLTATSVGITARVLHDLGAVRTREAKIILGAAVIDDVLGLVILAVVSGAITAVDQGGAGLSFGDIAWITFKALGFLIAAILLGILLARRLIRLAAKIRVRGILLSTGLIFCFLLSYLAARADLAPIVGAFAAGLILEGPYFSPFEESRENSIESLLHPISTFLVPIFFVLTGARVELQTFADPGILALAATLTVAAWIGKQACSLGVLQRGVDRLTVGIGMVPRGEVGLIFANVGATLTVAGERVITPATYAAVVIMVILTTLVTPPLLQWSIRRRERPD